In the Hylaeus volcanicus isolate JK05 chromosome 1, UHH_iyHylVolc1.0_haploid, whole genome shotgun sequence genome, one interval contains:
- the LOC128877259 gene encoding endophilin-B1 isoform X1, with translation MDFNVKKLVKDAGAALSRVVQLTEETLGTSEKTELDAHLEYLSERANATKTWTEKILRNMESVLTPNPGNRIEDFFYEKIDKKKPNRLTNLEYVGMDMIEAGNDFGPGIAYGSALIKVGQCEQKLGQIERDFISTAANCYIQPLRKFLEGEMKTVSKEMAILANKRLDLDACKNRVRKARSMLGQQSESGVSPEVLLDQAERELRVAQSEFDRQAEIVKLLLEGVSSSQAGHLRCLHEFVEAQARHYAQCHATMQDLQRELAGLSGGPSHPTTPPTSNVSAENGQERARVLYDYDARDSSELSVVQDEVITVLEIPDDEDYVMGIRGNQRGKVPKAYLEMLICQ, from the exons ATGGATTTCAATGTTAAGAAATTGGTAAAAGATGCTGGTGCAGCGCTCAGTAGGGTCGTGCAG TTGACAGAAGAAACGTTAGGAACATCAGAAAAAACAGAATTAGATGCACACTTAGAGTATCTTTCTGAAAGGGCAAATGCAACCAAAACATGGACTGAAAAAATTCTTAGAAATATGGAGTCTGTGCTTACTCCAAATCCag GCAACAGAATTGAAGATTTCTTCTATGAGAAAATCGACAAAAAGAAGCCTAACAGGTTGACCAATTTAGAATACGTGGGCATGGATATGATAGAAGCTGGAAATGATTTTGGTCCAGGAATTGCTTATG GTAGCGCGTTAATAAAAGTCGGTCAATGCGAGCAGAAATTAGGACAAATTGAAAGAGACTTTATCAGCACTGCAGCTAATTGTTATATACAACccttaagaaaatttttggaAGGTGAAATGAAAACTGTTAGCAAGGAAATGGCGATACTAGCAAATAAACG ATTGGATCTGGACGCATGTAAGAATAGAGTAAGAAAAGCGAGAAGCATGCTGGGCCAGCAAAGT GAGTCTGGTGTATCACCTGAAGTGTTACTTGATCAG GCAGAGAGGGAGTTGAGGGTAGCACAGTCAGAATTCGACCGTCAAGCAGAGATTGTAAAACTCTTACTGGAAGGAGTTTCGAGTTCTCAGGCTGGACACCTGCGTTGCTTGCACGAATTTGTTGAAGCACAAGCGCGTCATTACGCTCAGTGTCACGCAACGATGCAAGACTTGCAACGTGAACTAGCTGG CTTATCTGGGGGTCCTTCTCACCCCACTACCCCACCAACTTCCAATGTATCAGCGGAAAATGGCCAAGAACGCGCAAGGGTACTGTACGATTACGATGCGAGGGATTCTAGCGAATTAAGCGTCGTGCAAGACGag GTAATCACTGTCCTTGAAATACCCGACGATGAAGACTACGTTATGGGTATAAGAGGAAATCAACGAGGAAAAGTGCCGAAAGCATATTTAGAAATGTTGATttgtcaatga
- the LOC128877259 gene encoding endophilin-B1 isoform X2 produces the protein MDFNVKKLVKDAGAALSRVVQLTEETLGTSEKTELDAHLEYLSERANATKTWTEKILRNMESVLTPNPGNRIEDFFYEKIDKKKPNRLTNLEYVGMDMIEAGNDFGPGIAYGSALIKVGQCEQKLGQIERDFISTAANCYIQPLRKFLEGEMKTVSKEMAILANKRLDLDACKNRVRKARSMLGQQSAERELRVAQSEFDRQAEIVKLLLEGVSSSQAGHLRCLHEFVEAQARHYAQCHATMQDLQRELAGLSGGPSHPTTPPTSNVSAENGQERARVLYDYDARDSSELSVVQDEVITVLEIPDDEDYVMGIRGNQRGKVPKAYLEMLICQ, from the exons ATGGATTTCAATGTTAAGAAATTGGTAAAAGATGCTGGTGCAGCGCTCAGTAGGGTCGTGCAG TTGACAGAAGAAACGTTAGGAACATCAGAAAAAACAGAATTAGATGCACACTTAGAGTATCTTTCTGAAAGGGCAAATGCAACCAAAACATGGACTGAAAAAATTCTTAGAAATATGGAGTCTGTGCTTACTCCAAATCCag GCAACAGAATTGAAGATTTCTTCTATGAGAAAATCGACAAAAAGAAGCCTAACAGGTTGACCAATTTAGAATACGTGGGCATGGATATGATAGAAGCTGGAAATGATTTTGGTCCAGGAATTGCTTATG GTAGCGCGTTAATAAAAGTCGGTCAATGCGAGCAGAAATTAGGACAAATTGAAAGAGACTTTATCAGCACTGCAGCTAATTGTTATATACAACccttaagaaaatttttggaAGGTGAAATGAAAACTGTTAGCAAGGAAATGGCGATACTAGCAAATAAACG ATTGGATCTGGACGCATGTAAGAATAGAGTAAGAAAAGCGAGAAGCATGCTGGGCCAGCAAAGT GCAGAGAGGGAGTTGAGGGTAGCACAGTCAGAATTCGACCGTCAAGCAGAGATTGTAAAACTCTTACTGGAAGGAGTTTCGAGTTCTCAGGCTGGACACCTGCGTTGCTTGCACGAATTTGTTGAAGCACAAGCGCGTCATTACGCTCAGTGTCACGCAACGATGCAAGACTTGCAACGTGAACTAGCTGG CTTATCTGGGGGTCCTTCTCACCCCACTACCCCACCAACTTCCAATGTATCAGCGGAAAATGGCCAAGAACGCGCAAGGGTACTGTACGATTACGATGCGAGGGATTCTAGCGAATTAAGCGTCGTGCAAGACGag GTAATCACTGTCCTTGAAATACCCGACGATGAAGACTACGTTATGGGTATAAGAGGAAATCAACGAGGAAAAGTGCCGAAAGCATATTTAGAAATGTTGATttgtcaatga
- the LOC128877259 gene encoding endophilin-B1 isoform X3, whose protein sequence is MDFNVKKLVKDAGAALSRVVQLTEETLGTSEKTELDAHLEYLSERANATKTWTEKILRNMESVLTPNPGNRIEDFFYEKIDKKKPNRLTNLEYVGMDMIEAGNDFGPGIAYGSALIKVGQCEQKLGQIERDFISTAANCYIQPLRKFLEGEMKTVSKEMAILANKRLDLDACKNRVRKARSMLGQQSESGVSPEVLLDQAERELRVAQSEFDRQAEIVKLLLEGVSSSQAGHLRCLHEFVEAQARHYAQCHATMQDLQRELAGARQPSPLLRVNSEDVIELTPSLTESQNSSINPPLAGSTYVTATFDTDISKV, encoded by the exons ATGGATTTCAATGTTAAGAAATTGGTAAAAGATGCTGGTGCAGCGCTCAGTAGGGTCGTGCAG TTGACAGAAGAAACGTTAGGAACATCAGAAAAAACAGAATTAGATGCACACTTAGAGTATCTTTCTGAAAGGGCAAATGCAACCAAAACATGGACTGAAAAAATTCTTAGAAATATGGAGTCTGTGCTTACTCCAAATCCag GCAACAGAATTGAAGATTTCTTCTATGAGAAAATCGACAAAAAGAAGCCTAACAGGTTGACCAATTTAGAATACGTGGGCATGGATATGATAGAAGCTGGAAATGATTTTGGTCCAGGAATTGCTTATG GTAGCGCGTTAATAAAAGTCGGTCAATGCGAGCAGAAATTAGGACAAATTGAAAGAGACTTTATCAGCACTGCAGCTAATTGTTATATACAACccttaagaaaatttttggaAGGTGAAATGAAAACTGTTAGCAAGGAAATGGCGATACTAGCAAATAAACG ATTGGATCTGGACGCATGTAAGAATAGAGTAAGAAAAGCGAGAAGCATGCTGGGCCAGCAAAGT GAGTCTGGTGTATCACCTGAAGTGTTACTTGATCAG GCAGAGAGGGAGTTGAGGGTAGCACAGTCAGAATTCGACCGTCAAGCAGAGATTGTAAAACTCTTACTGGAAGGAGTTTCGAGTTCTCAGGCTGGACACCTGCGTTGCTTGCACGAATTTGTTGAAGCACAAGCGCGTCATTACGCTCAGTGTCACGCAACGATGCAAGACTTGCAACGTGAACTAGCTGG GGCGCGTCAGCCGAGTCCTTTGCTGCGAGTCAACAGCGAAGATGTGATCGAGCTAACCCCCTCACTCACAGAATCCCAAAACTCGTCTATAAATCCACCACTCGCTGGTTCCACCTATGTTACTGCTACCTTTGATACCgatatttcaaaagtttag
- the LOC128877259 gene encoding endophilin-B1 isoform X5: MDFNVKKLVKDAGAALSRVVQLTEETLGTSEKTELDAHLEYLSERANATKTWTEKILRNMESVLTPNPGNRIEDFFYEKIDKKKPNRLTNLEYVGMDMIEAGNDFGPGIAYGSALIKVGQCEQKLGQIERDFISTAANCYIQPLRKFLEGEMKTVSKEMAILANKRLDLDACKNRVRKARSMLGQQSAERELRVAQSEFDRQAEIVKLLLEGVSSSQAGHLRCLHEFVEAQARHYAQCHATMQDLQRELAGARQPSPLLRVNSEDVIELTPSLTESQNSSINPPLAGSTYVTATFDTDISKV; the protein is encoded by the exons ATGGATTTCAATGTTAAGAAATTGGTAAAAGATGCTGGTGCAGCGCTCAGTAGGGTCGTGCAG TTGACAGAAGAAACGTTAGGAACATCAGAAAAAACAGAATTAGATGCACACTTAGAGTATCTTTCTGAAAGGGCAAATGCAACCAAAACATGGACTGAAAAAATTCTTAGAAATATGGAGTCTGTGCTTACTCCAAATCCag GCAACAGAATTGAAGATTTCTTCTATGAGAAAATCGACAAAAAGAAGCCTAACAGGTTGACCAATTTAGAATACGTGGGCATGGATATGATAGAAGCTGGAAATGATTTTGGTCCAGGAATTGCTTATG GTAGCGCGTTAATAAAAGTCGGTCAATGCGAGCAGAAATTAGGACAAATTGAAAGAGACTTTATCAGCACTGCAGCTAATTGTTATATACAACccttaagaaaatttttggaAGGTGAAATGAAAACTGTTAGCAAGGAAATGGCGATACTAGCAAATAAACG ATTGGATCTGGACGCATGTAAGAATAGAGTAAGAAAAGCGAGAAGCATGCTGGGCCAGCAAAGT GCAGAGAGGGAGTTGAGGGTAGCACAGTCAGAATTCGACCGTCAAGCAGAGATTGTAAAACTCTTACTGGAAGGAGTTTCGAGTTCTCAGGCTGGACACCTGCGTTGCTTGCACGAATTTGTTGAAGCACAAGCGCGTCATTACGCTCAGTGTCACGCAACGATGCAAGACTTGCAACGTGAACTAGCTGG GGCGCGTCAGCCGAGTCCTTTGCTGCGAGTCAACAGCGAAGATGTGATCGAGCTAACCCCCTCACTCACAGAATCCCAAAACTCGTCTATAAATCCACCACTCGCTGGTTCCACCTATGTTACTGCTACCTTTGATACCgatatttcaaaagtttag
- the LOC128877259 gene encoding endophilin-B1 isoform X4 produces the protein MESVLTPNPGNRIEDFFYEKIDKKKPNRLTNLEYVGMDMIEAGNDFGPGIAYGSALIKVGQCEQKLGQIERDFISTAANCYIQPLRKFLEGEMKTVSKEMAILANKRLDLDACKNRVRKARSMLGQQSESGVSPEVLLDQAERELRVAQSEFDRQAEIVKLLLEGVSSSQAGHLRCLHEFVEAQARHYAQCHATMQDLQRELAGLSGGPSHPTTPPTSNVSAENGQERARVLYDYDARDSSELSVVQDEVITVLEIPDDEDYVMGIRGNQRGKVPKAYLEMLICQ, from the exons ATGGAGTCTGTGCTTACTCCAAATCCag GCAACAGAATTGAAGATTTCTTCTATGAGAAAATCGACAAAAAGAAGCCTAACAGGTTGACCAATTTAGAATACGTGGGCATGGATATGATAGAAGCTGGAAATGATTTTGGTCCAGGAATTGCTTATG GTAGCGCGTTAATAAAAGTCGGTCAATGCGAGCAGAAATTAGGACAAATTGAAAGAGACTTTATCAGCACTGCAGCTAATTGTTATATACAACccttaagaaaatttttggaAGGTGAAATGAAAACTGTTAGCAAGGAAATGGCGATACTAGCAAATAAACG ATTGGATCTGGACGCATGTAAGAATAGAGTAAGAAAAGCGAGAAGCATGCTGGGCCAGCAAAGT GAGTCTGGTGTATCACCTGAAGTGTTACTTGATCAG GCAGAGAGGGAGTTGAGGGTAGCACAGTCAGAATTCGACCGTCAAGCAGAGATTGTAAAACTCTTACTGGAAGGAGTTTCGAGTTCTCAGGCTGGACACCTGCGTTGCTTGCACGAATTTGTTGAAGCACAAGCGCGTCATTACGCTCAGTGTCACGCAACGATGCAAGACTTGCAACGTGAACTAGCTGG CTTATCTGGGGGTCCTTCTCACCCCACTACCCCACCAACTTCCAATGTATCAGCGGAAAATGGCCAAGAACGCGCAAGGGTACTGTACGATTACGATGCGAGGGATTCTAGCGAATTAAGCGTCGTGCAAGACGag GTAATCACTGTCCTTGAAATACCCGACGATGAAGACTACGTTATGGGTATAAGAGGAAATCAACGAGGAAAAGTGCCGAAAGCATATTTAGAAATGTTGATttgtcaatga
- the LOC128877345 gene encoding 40S ribosomal protein S18 has translation MSLVIPEKFQHILRVMGTNIDGNRKVMFAMTAIKGVGRRYANIVLKKADIDLDKRAGECSEEEVEKIVTIMGNPRQYKIPDWFLNRQKDIVDGKYSQLTSSSLDSKLRDDLERMKKIRAHRGLRHYWGLRVRGQHTKTTGRRGRTVGVSKKK, from the exons ATG TCGCTCGTAATTCCAGAAAAATTCCAGCACATTCTTCGTGTCATGGGCACGAACATCGATGGTAACAGAAAAGTTATGTTCGCTATGACAGCGATTAAAGGTGTTGGTCGTCGTTACGCTAACATTGTTTTGAAAAAGGCTGATATCGATCTGGATAAACGTGCTGGAGAATGTTCAGAAGAAgag gtggaaaaaattgttactatAATGGGCAACCCTAGGCAATACAAAATCCCAGATTGGTTCTTGAATAGACAGAAGGATATTGTTGATGGCAAATATTCACAG CTTACAAGTTCTTCTCTGGATTCCAAACTTCGCGATGATTTAGAGCGCATGAAGAAAATCCGTGCTCACAGAGGTTTGCGTCATTATTGGGGTCTTCGTGTGCGTGGTCAGCACACAAAGACGACCGGTCGTCGGGGACGTACAGTTGGTGTATCGAAGAAGAAGTAA